The following are from one region of the Roseobacter fucihabitans genome:
- the mazG gene encoding nucleoside triphosphate pyrophosphohydrolase, protein MAEDLIHDRNAGIARLLEIMRRLRDPETGCPWDLAQDFDTIAPCTIEEAYEVADAIARKDWPDLEGELGDLLLQTVYHAAMGEEAGHFSFDTVVQAISDKMVARHPHVFGDASRDKSVAQQSADWEAIKAAERAGKAQKGTLTGVAIGLPALLRALKLQKRAARVGFDWPSTSEVLDKIVEEAGELVEAKDQLSQAEVEEEYGDLLFVMANLGRHLGLDPEAALRAANAKFTRRFEAVEARLAARGKTPSQSDLAEMDALWETVKKAERD, encoded by the coding sequence ATGGCTGAAGACTTGATCCACGACCGTAATGCGGGCATTGCGCGTCTGCTGGAAATTATGAGACGTCTGCGGGACCCCGAAACCGGATGCCCCTGGGACCTCGCGCAGGATTTCGACACAATCGCTCCCTGTACCATCGAAGAGGCCTATGAGGTGGCGGATGCCATTGCGCGCAAAGATTGGCCCGACCTCGAAGGCGAATTGGGCGATTTGCTGTTGCAAACCGTGTATCATGCGGCGATGGGCGAAGAGGCCGGGCATTTTAGTTTTGATACGGTCGTGCAGGCAATTTCCGACAAGATGGTCGCGCGTCACCCGCATGTTTTTGGCGATGCATCGCGGGACAAAAGCGTCGCGCAGCAAAGTGCCGACTGGGAAGCGATCAAGGCGGCTGAGCGTGCGGGCAAGGCGCAAAAAGGCACGTTGACGGGGGTTGCGATCGGGTTGCCTGCTTTGCTGCGGGCGCTGAAATTGCAAAAACGCGCGGCGCGGGTTGGTTTTGACTGGCCCTCCACCAGCGAGGTGCTCGACAAGATCGTGGAGGAAGCTGGCGAGTTGGTCGAGGCCAAAGACCAGCTGAGCCAGGCCGAAGTCGAAGAGGAATATGGCGATCTGCTTTTTGTCATGGCCAATCTGGGCCGTCACCTGGGGCTGGACCCCGAAGCCGCCCTGCGCGCGGCCAATGCCAAATTCACGCGCCGCTTTGAAGCGGTCGAGGCCCGGCTGGCGGCGCGCGGCAAAACACCCTCTCAGAGTGATCTGGCCGAAATGGATGCGCTCTGGGAGACCGTCAAAAAGGCCGAGCGCGACTGA
- a CDS encoding M20 aminoacylase family protein — MPVVNRIADMSAEMTAWRRHLHSIPELGLDCHQTAGFVAERLRAFGVDELHEGIAKTGLVAIINGQGTGPTIGLRADMDALPITEETGVEYASTHPGKMHACGHDGHTAMLLGAAKYLAETRNFSGRVALIFQPAEEFGGGGEVMVQEGIMDRFDIAQVYAIHNAPGKDFGSFNTTHGAIMAAADTFHIHITGVGGHAARPHSCVDPVIAACSIVQALQSIVSRNRDPKDALVISTTQIHTGTTDNVIPETVYINGTVRTFDKEVQAMVVRRMEEIVAGQAASFGLEARLEFEYGYPPTINDDAKAGFAAEVAAEIAGEGAVDDNITPVMGAEDFSYMLEARPGAYLMLGQGEGAGVHHPKYNFNDEIAPIGASFFARLVERAQPVAGA, encoded by the coding sequence ATGCCCGTGGTAAATCGCATTGCCGATATGAGTGCTGAAATGACCGCCTGGCGCCGTCACTTGCATAGCATTCCCGAACTTGGGCTCGACTGTCACCAGACGGCGGGTTTTGTGGCGGAACGTTTGCGCGCATTCGGGGTGGATGAATTGCACGAGGGCATTGCCAAGACGGGCTTGGTGGCGATCATAAACGGCCAAGGCACAGGGCCGACGATTGGGCTGCGCGCGGATATGGACGCTTTGCCGATCACCGAGGAGACCGGGGTTGAGTATGCCTCGACCCATCCGGGTAAAATGCACGCCTGTGGACATGACGGGCATACTGCGATGTTGCTGGGGGCAGCGAAATACCTGGCGGAGACGCGCAATTTTTCAGGCCGGGTTGCGCTGATCTTTCAGCCCGCTGAGGAATTTGGGGGCGGCGGCGAGGTGATGGTACAGGAGGGGATCATGGACCGTTTCGACATTGCGCAGGTCTATGCCATCCACAACGCGCCGGGCAAGGATTTCGGCAGTTTCAACACCACGCATGGCGCCATCATGGCGGCGGCGGATACGTTTCACATTCACATCACCGGGGTTGGCGGTCACGCGGCGCGTCCGCACAGTTGCGTTGATCCCGTGATCGCGGCCTGTTCCATCGTTCAGGCGTTGCAGAGCATCGTGAGCCGCAACCGGGACCCCAAGGATGCGCTGGTGATATCCACCACGCAGATCCACACCGGTACGACGGATAATGTGATTCCCGAAACCGTCTATATCAATGGGACGGTGCGCACCTTTGACAAGGAGGTGCAGGCCATGGTCGTGCGTCGCATGGAAGAGATCGTGGCGGGGCAGGCGGCGTCCTTTGGGTTGGAGGCGCGGTTAGAGTTTGAATATGGCTACCCGCCCACGATCAATGATGATGCCAAAGCGGGGTTTGCCGCAGAGGTTGCGGCGGAGATCGCGGGCGAAGGGGCGGTGGATGACAACATCACGCCGGTCATGGGGGCAGAGGATTTTTCCTATATGTTGGAGGCGCGTCCCGGTGCCTATTTGATGTTGGGGCAGGGCGAGGGTGCGGGCGTACACCACCCCAAATACAATTTCAACGACGAGATCGCGCCCATTGGCGCGTCGTTTTTCGCGCGGCTGGTGGAGCGGGCACAGCCTGTGGCGGGGGCGTGA
- the speB gene encoding agmatinase translates to MALEDAKTQMDHAFTREDLKGPSFELTFGGATSFLRRKYTKDLTGVDIAVTGVPFDQAVTNRPGTRLGPRAIREASTLQAPDAPYGWPFDVLSERAIVDYGDLAFDYANVPAFPAALSAHIRTILEADVASVVLGGDHYITFPILKAYAEKFGPISLVQFDAHTDTWPDDDFARVDHGTMFYKAVKSGIIDPATSVQVGIRTTNEDTLGVTIIDAREVHEKGPAAAVARIKSVLGARPCYLTFDIDALDPAYAPGTGTPVWGGLTSAQAGMMLRDLAGINIQGGDVVEVSPPFDTAGATAIAGAHVATEILSLLGWRMRQEGSA, encoded by the coding sequence GTGGCGCTTGAAGATGCAAAGACGCAGATGGATCACGCTTTTACCCGCGAGGACTTGAAGGGGCCGAGTTTCGAGCTGACCTTTGGCGGCGCGACCTCCTTTTTGCGGCGCAAATACACCAAGGACCTGACCGGTGTGGACATCGCCGTGACAGGTGTGCCTTTCGATCAGGCGGTAACCAATCGACCGGGCACCCGCTTGGGTCCGCGTGCGATCCGCGAAGCCTCCACGTTGCAGGCCCCGGATGCGCCCTATGGCTGGCCGTTTGACGTGTTAAGCGAGCGGGCCATTGTGGATTACGGCGATCTGGCCTTTGATTACGCGAATGTCCCGGCATTTCCGGCTGCGCTTAGCGCCCATATTCGCACCATCCTAGAGGCAGATGTGGCGAGCGTGGTTTTAGGCGGGGATCATTATATTACCTTTCCGATCCTCAAGGCCTATGCGGAGAAATTTGGGCCTATCAGCCTGGTGCAATTTGATGCGCATACCGACACTTGGCCGGATGATGATTTTGCCCGCGTGGATCATGGGACGATGTTTTATAAGGCCGTGAAGTCGGGCATCATTGATCCCGCCACCAGCGTTCAGGTCGGCATTCGTACCACCAATGAGGATACGCTCGGCGTCACAATCATTGATGCGCGCGAGGTGCATGAAAAAGGCCCCGCCGCCGCCGTGGCGCGGATCAAATCGGTGCTGGGTGCGCGGCCCTGTTATCTGACATTTGACATTGACGCGCTTGACCCGGCCTATGCGCCTGGAACGGGGACGCCGGTCTGGGGCGGGCTGACGTCGGCGCAGGCGGGCATGATGCTGCGCGATCTGGCCGGGATCAACATTCAGGGTGGCGATGTGGTCGAGGTCTCTCCACCCTTTGACACCGCGGGGGCGACCGCGATTGCGGGCGCGCATGTGGCGACGGAAATACTGAGCCTTTTGGGCTGGCGGATGCGACAAGAGGGTTCAGCATGA
- the speB gene encoding agmatinase has translation MSKKNQPMSGNDLARFSGTGSFMRLPFVNDLKGLDVAVLGIPIDIGTSWRSGTRFGPKEVRSQSAMIRPYHMGTGAAPFDSLQVADIGDLAINTFSLPESLKIIEESYDSVLNYDAMPIAIGGDHSITLPILRAMKKRHGPVALVHVDAHADVNDQMFGERETHGTVFRRAHEEGLILPEKTYQIGLRGTGYTAEDFSEAQKWGFQQFPAQELWHRTLSTLGGEVRRDIGPETPVYVSFDIDSLDPAFAPGTGTPEIGGLTTAQAMELIRALKGLNIVGCDLVEVSPPYDLSGNTALVAANLLFEMLCVLPGVAYR, from the coding sequence ATGAGCAAGAAAAACCAACCGATGAGCGGCAATGACCTTGCCCGCTTCTCTGGCACCGGCAGCTTTATGCGTTTACCTTTTGTTAATGACCTCAAAGGGTTGGATGTGGCGGTTTTAGGCATACCGATCGACATCGGAACGTCCTGGCGCTCGGGTACGCGGTTTGGCCCCAAAGAGGTACGCTCGCAATCGGCGATGATCCGACCCTATCATATGGGCACGGGGGCTGCCCCGTTTGACAGCCTGCAAGTGGCGGATATTGGTGATCTGGCGATCAATACTTTCTCGCTGCCCGAAAGCCTTAAGATCATCGAGGAGAGCTACGATTCGGTTTTGAATTACGACGCGATGCCGATCGCGATTGGCGGGGATCATTCGATCACATTACCCATCCTGCGGGCGATGAAAAAGCGGCATGGGCCAGTGGCTTTGGTACATGTGGATGCCCATGCGGATGTGAATGATCAGATGTTTGGCGAGCGCGAAACCCATGGCACCGTCTTCCGGCGCGCCCATGAAGAGGGGCTGATCCTGCCCGAAAAAACCTATCAAATTGGGCTGCGCGGCACGGGCTATACGGCGGAGGATTTCAGCGAGGCGCAGAAATGGGGCTTTCAGCAATTCCCCGCACAGGAGCTTTGGCACCGGACCCTCTCAACGCTGGGGGGCGAAGTGCGCCGCGATATCGGACCGGAAACCCCGGTCTATGTCAGCTTTGACATTGACAGCCTCGACCCGGCTTTTGCGCCGGGCACCGGTACGCCCGAAATCGGCGGGCTCACCACCGCGCAGGCGATGGAATTGATCCGCGCGCTCAAGGGGTTGAACATCGTGGGCTGCGATCTGGTCGAGGTCTCCCCGCCCTATGATCTGAGCGGTAACACGGCGCTGGTTGCGGCGAATCTGTTGTTTGAAATGCTCTGCGTTCTGCCGGGTGTGGCGTATCGTTAG
- a CDS encoding DUF1499 domain-containing protein — translation MVGGLLVVLVLAFAAYVRFAPLPVEQWHVPVTARADADRADGAARILQGGAQKFEGLNQAMANMARTRVLAGSLESGRITYVTRSAVFGFPDLTTIERVGDEIRLHARLRFGASDLGVNRKRLEGLIATVQGG, via the coding sequence ATGGTTGGGGGTTTGCTAGTCGTTCTGGTGTTGGCGTTTGCGGCCTACGTGCGCTTTGCCCCTTTGCCGGTTGAGCAGTGGCATGTCCCGGTGACGGCGCGCGCGGATGCGGATAGAGCCGATGGTGCGGCGCGGATTTTGCAAGGCGGTGCACAGAAATTCGAAGGCTTGAACCAGGCCATGGCCAATATGGCCCGCACGCGGGTTTTGGCCGGATCGCTGGAGAGCGGGCGCATCACCTATGTCACACGCTCTGCCGTCTTCGGCTTTCCCGATCTGACCACCATCGAGCGGGTGGGCGATGAAATCCGATTGCATGCCCGTTTGCGCTTTGGGGCCTCAGATCTGGGGGTCAATCGGAAACGACTGGAGGGGTTGATCGCCACCGTGCAGGGAGGATGA
- the prfA gene encoding peptide chain release factor 1, protein MIPRERLEQITARFQYLEAAMATGDAVADIATLAREYSDLRPVVEQIATYRQLQTELEDAQEMLSDPDLTVLAQEEIPRIKAALPEAEAALQLALLPKDKADAKPAMLEIRPGTGGDEAALFAGDLLRMYQRYAESMGWQFDIIELQETELGGVKEVVAHIKGQNVFARLKYESGVHRVQRVPSTESGGRIHTSAATVAVLPEAEDVDIQIDANDLRIDTMRSSGAGGQHVNTTDSAVRITHIPSGLVVTSSEKSQHRNRDIAMQVLRAKLYDQERARVDGERSADRAAQVGSGDRSERIRTYNFPQGRMTDHRINLTLYRLDAVMQGDLDEIADALTADAQARLMAQMGQ, encoded by the coding sequence ATGATCCCACGTGAGCGACTAGAACAGATAACGGCGCGCTTCCAATATCTTGAGGCGGCGATGGCAACCGGTGATGCGGTGGCGGATATTGCGACGCTGGCGCGTGAATATTCCGATCTGCGCCCCGTGGTGGAGCAGATCGCGACCTATCGCCAGTTGCAGACCGAACTGGAAGACGCCCAGGAGATGCTATCGGACCCGGATCTGACGGTCCTGGCACAGGAAGAAATTCCGCGCATCAAAGCGGCCCTTCCCGAGGCAGAGGCGGCGTTGCAATTGGCCTTGCTGCCCAAAGATAAGGCGGATGCGAAACCGGCGATGCTTGAAATCCGCCCCGGTACGGGCGGGGATGAGGCGGCATTATTCGCCGGGGATCTGTTGCGGATGTATCAGCGGTATGCCGAGAGCATGGGCTGGCAATTTGACATCATCGAGCTTCAGGAGACTGAATTGGGTGGCGTCAAGGAGGTTGTGGCGCACATCAAGGGGCAAAACGTTTTCGCGCGGCTCAAATACGAGAGCGGCGTGCACCGTGTCCAGCGCGTGCCCAGCACCGAAAGCGGCGGGCGCATTCATACATCGGCGGCCACGGTTGCGGTCCTGCCCGAGGCCGAGGACGTGGACATCCAGATCGACGCCAATGACTTGCGCATTGATACGATGCGTTCTTCGGGCGCGGGCGGGCAGCATGTGAATACAACCGATAGCGCCGTGCGCATCACCCATATTCCCAGCGGGCTCGTCGTGACGAGTTCCGAAAAATCGCAACACCGCAATCGCGATATCGCGATGCAGGTTTTGCGTGCCAAGCTCTATGATCAGGAACGCGCGCGTGTGGATGGTGAACGTTCCGCCGATCGTGCCGCACAGGTTGGCTCGGGGGATCGGTCTGAGCGAATCAGAACCTATAATTTCCCACAGGGGCGTATGACGGATCACCGCATTAACCTGACGCTCTACCGGCTGGATGCGGTGATGCAGGGCGATCTGGACGAGATTGCCGATGCGCTGACGGCGGATGCGCAGGCGCGCCTGATGGCGCAGATGGGCCAATGA
- the prmC gene encoding peptide chain release factor N(5)-glutamine methyltransferase, which yields MTAAEAMVAATARLRAAGVPDPARDARVLLAHAASVDAARVTLIAPEDIAPDIAERYDNLIALRAVRVPVSQLIGAREFYGRSFDISRDVLDPRPETEALIEVALSAPFERVLDLGTGSGCILVTLLAERQDAQGVGIDISGGACLHASANAARHGVAARADILLSDWFTAVEGRFDLIVANPPYLSAREMEEVQPELREHEPRLALTDEKDGLTAYRTIAAQAQGYLCAQGRVLVEIGWQQGRSVTEVFRAQGWGEVTILPDMGGRDRVVCAAKPG from the coding sequence ATGACCGCGGCTGAGGCCATGGTCGCGGCCACCGCGCGGTTGCGCGCGGCGGGGGTGCCCGATCCGGCCCGTGATGCACGTGTCTTGCTGGCGCATGCGGCATCGGTGGATGCGGCGCGTGTGACATTGATTGCGCCCGAAGACATCGCGCCCGACATTGCTGAGCGGTATGATAATCTGATCGCGTTGCGGGCCGTGCGGGTGCCGGTGTCGCAATTGATCGGTGCGCGTGAGTTTTACGGGCGCTCCTTTGACATCAGCCGGGACGTGCTGGACCCGCGCCCGGAAACCGAAGCCCTGATCGAGGTGGCTTTATCGGCACCTTTTGAGCGGGTGCTTGATTTGGGAACCGGGTCTGGCTGCATCCTGGTGACGCTTCTGGCGGAGCGCCAGGATGCCCAGGGCGTCGGCATCGACATCAGCGGAGGTGCCTGTCTGCACGCCAGCGCGAATGCCGCACGTCACGGTGTGGCGGCGCGCGCGGATATCCTGCTGTCGGATTGGTTTACGGCCGTTGAGGGGCGGTTTGATCTGATCGTCGCCAATCCGCCCTATCTCAGCGCGCGCGAAATGGAAGAGGTGCAGCCGGAATTGCGCGAGCATGAACCGCGCCTTGCTTTGACGGATGAGAAGGACGGGCTGACCGCTTATCGGACCATCGCCGCACAAGCGCAGGGGTATCTATGCGCACAGGGTCGCGTTCTGGTTGAAATCGGCTGGCAACAAGGGCGCAGCGTAACGGAAGTCTTTCGGGCGCAAGGATGGGGTGAGGTGACGATTCTCCCGGATATGGGGGGGCGTGATCGGGTGGTTTGTGCCGCGAAACCCGGCTGA
- a CDS encoding DUF4167 domain-containing protein, whose product MKSSRSRSRSKSNRNRSHQGNQGGNVVNRVFDSSGPEGKVRGTPQQIIEKYNQLARDAQLSNDRVAAENFQQHAEHYTRMLAEAQREIDARREEQDRQNRERQAERDRERAERQERDAAQAAEQPAAAPAQPEPVPEEAESNLVETPESQPQPKPKPKRAPRRKPRPKPEAADQAQPSGGDAPEAAE is encoded by the coding sequence ATGAAATCATCGAGATCCCGGTCCCGCTCGAAGAGCAACCGCAACCGGTCCCATCAGGGCAATCAAGGCGGCAATGTCGTCAACCGTGTATTTGACAGTTCCGGGCCGGAAGGCAAAGTGCGTGGCACACCGCAACAGATCATCGAAAAATACAATCAGCTGGCGCGCGATGCCCAGCTGAGCAATGACCGGGTGGCGGCGGAGAACTTTCAGCAGCACGCGGAACATTATACGCGGATGCTGGCCGAGGCGCAGCGCGAGATTGACGCGCGCCGCGAAGAGCAGGACCGCCAGAACCGCGAGCGTCAGGCTGAACGTGACCGCGAGCGCGCAGAACGTCAGGAGCGCGATGCCGCGCAGGCCGCCGAACAGCCCGCAGCAGCCCCCGCACAGCCCGAGCCCGTGCCCGAAGAGGCAGAGAGCAATCTGGTCGAAACACCTGAAAGCCAGCCTCAGCCGAAACCAAAGCCAAAGCGCGCGCCACGGCGCAAACCGCGTCCGAAACCGGAAGCAGCCGACCAGGCACAGCCAAGCGGGGGCGATGCGCCTGAAGCTGCCGAATAG